The Sphingopyxis fribergensis DNA segment GGGTCGCGTGGAGCGCCTATGATGCGATCAACCTCGGCGGCGTCATCGTTACGCGCGGCGGCGGCAGCGGGGTCGATGGCCCAGGCGCGCTCGCGGGTACGGTCGGCCTCTATTCGGAAATGACCGACGGCGCCGAGGCAAGCCTCGCTTATGGCAGCCGCGACAGCTGGGATGCCTCGGCGTCGATGGGCGGCGAAATCGGTAACGGGCAGATCGCGCTCGACGGGCGCTACAGCCGCGGCGACGGCTTCGTGCCGGTCGCGAAGGGACAGCGTGGTTCGGTCGACCGCGCGGCGCCTTACGAGCAGGGCGGGCTTGGCCTGCGTCTTCGTTTCGACGCGGGCGACGACAGCCGGATCGAGGCCGCGCTGCGCGGCTTTTCGGACCGGCGCGACCGCGGGACCGATTTTACCTCAAGTCAGTTCGACGGGATCGACGCCAGCCTGCGCTTCGTCCACGATCCCGCCGGTGAGACGCAATGGCTCGCGCTCGGCTACGTCCAGCTTCGCGATTTCGAAAGCGGTTTCGCGAGTGTCGCGGCCGGCCGGAACAGCGTGGCGCCGGCGCTCTTCCAACGCGTTCCCGCCACCGGTCTCGGCGCGCGCTTCGAGTTGCGTCCGGCGATCGGCGGGGCCAATCCGCTGCGGGTCGGCGCCGACTGGCGCCGCACAACCGGGCGGACCGAGGAAGATTTCTTCTTTACCGCCGGCGTGCCGGGCCGCCACCGTATCGCGGGGGGAAGCAGCGATACGCTCGGCGCTTTCGCCGAATGGACCTCCGGCGACGCCGATGACGGCTTCCTCTGGACGCTGAGCGGCCGCGTCGATCGCTGGTGGTTGGGCCAGGGCTATCGGCTCGAACGCAATATCGCCGGCCCCGTCATCACCGACTTGCGCTTCGCGGCGCGGCAGGGGTGGGAAGGAAGCGGCCGGGCGGGCGTGCGCTGGACGTCCGATGCGCTGTCGCTCCGCGCGGCCGGCTATCGCGGCTGGCGCCTGCCGACGCTCAACGAACTCTACCGCCCGTTCCGCGTCGGGGCCGAGGTGACGACCGCGAACGAAATGCTGAAACCCGAACGATTGTGGGGCGGCGAGGTTGGGGTCGATTGGGACAATGGTGACACGAAGCTGTCGGCTACGCTCTTCGCCAATCATCTGACGAACGCGATCGCCAACGTCACACTCGCGCCGAACCTCAACCAGCGGCAGAATCTCGACGCGATCGACAGCAAAGGTGTCGAGGTGAGTGCCGAGCAGCGGATCGGCCCCGCGACGCTACGCGCGACCTATG contains these protein-coding regions:
- a CDS encoding TonB-dependent receptor, whose product is MIRLLAGVAALALPAAAMAQGGAVDEATAVAIDQAAAEEAGGCCSFWVPRIPTEIIVVRASGALQPADSDTVQASSLIAYPEQGLGARIENRLRDEAGLVQFRRSDGRSAHPTSQGVTLRGLGGNASARALVTLDGVPQADPFGGWVAWSAYDAINLGGVIVTRGGGSGVDGPGALAGTVGLYSEMTDGAEASLAYGSRDSWDASASMGGEIGNGQIALDGRYSRGDGFVPVAKGQRGSVDRAAPYEQGGLGLRLRFDAGDDSRIEAALRGFSDRRDRGTDFTSSQFDGIDASLRFVHDPAGETQWLALGYVQLRDFESGFASVAAGRNSVAPALFQRVPATGLGARFELRPAIGGANPLRVGADWRRTTGRTEEDFFFTAGVPGRHRIAGGSSDTLGAFAEWTSGDADDGFLWTLSGRVDRWWLGQGYRLERNIAGPVITDLRFAARQGWEGSGRAGVRWTSDALSLRAAGYRGWRLPTLNELYRPFRVGAEVTTANEMLKPERLWGGEVGVDWDNGDTKLSATLFANHLTNAIANVTLAPNLNQRQNLDAIDSKGVEVSAEQRIGPATLRATYAFTDAKVDASGGAATLDGRRPAQIAKHGGSVSLRSNARGPFGGFATLRYVGSQNEDDLGLLELGDALTLDAGLSWKLAKAISIEARGENLFDELVPAAISSTGIVERATPRTLWVGARVSF